In Vibrio sp. 10N, the following proteins share a genomic window:
- a CDS encoding GFA family protein, protein MNKDITGGCCCESVAFKVKDDFGKFFFCHCNQCRKLTGSAHAANLFTSPANIEWTKGEEKVQRYNHSSRSFSKAFCSDCGSALPVVNQTGKFLIVPAGSLNEEPSKSLDAQIFCAEQTEWHSVGLKAVKLDGFPK, encoded by the coding sequence ATGAATAAAGACATTACAGGTGGATGTTGCTGTGAAAGCGTTGCTTTTAAAGTAAAAGATGACTTTGGCAAGTTTTTCTTCTGTCACTGCAACCAGTGTAGGAAGCTAACTGGTTCAGCTCACGCAGCAAATCTATTTACTTCTCCAGCCAACATAGAATGGACTAAAGGTGAAGAAAAAGTGCAACGCTATAATCATTCTAGTCGTTCGTTTTCCAAGGCTTTTTGTAGCGATTGTGGCTCAGCTTTACCTGTGGTGAATCAAACTGGGAAGTTCCTGATTGTTCCTGCTGGCTCATTGAACGAAGAGCCGTCAAAGAGTCTTGATGCTCAAATATTCTGTGCAGAGCAAACTGAGTGGCACAGCGTAGGTTTGAAAGCAGTTAAGTTGGACGGCTTTCCAAAATAA
- a CDS encoding bleomycin resistance protein, with amino-acid sequence MAVKIVPELYVQSIDDNLAFFVDILGFSIKYQRQEEQFVYLTREGLDLMLEGVQGNSRKWLSGTLEPPFGRGINFQWDVTGIETLYSKVQSACSDMIFLPKETKSYRVNEQYVTQVQFIVRSPDGYLFRFCEDMR; translated from the coding sequence ATTGCGGTGAAAATAGTCCCAGAGTTATATGTCCAAAGCATTGATGACAATTTAGCATTCTTTGTTGATATTTTGGGCTTTAGTATTAAGTACCAGCGTCAAGAAGAGCAGTTTGTGTATTTAACTCGAGAGGGGCTAGATTTGATGCTCGAGGGTGTTCAAGGCAACTCTCGTAAATGGTTGTCGGGAACGCTCGAACCACCTTTTGGTAGAGGTATTAACTTCCAATGGGATGTAACTGGCATCGAAACACTCTACTCGAAGGTTCAGTCAGCATGTAGTGACATGATATTCCTTCCCAAAGAAACAAAGTCGTATCGAGTCAATGAGCAGTACGTCACTCAGGTGCAGTTCATTGTTCGTAGTCCAGATGGGTATCTTTTCAGGTTTTGTGAGGATATGCGGTGA
- a CDS encoding antibiotic biosynthesis monooxygenase, with protein sequence MIAREWKATCPKEHEDGFIGYLYETGIKDTSDTKGFVGAQILKRDLGNSTEITLLTFWEDIECIKAFSGENISIARLYPEDEKYKLNPERHVKHYEVRENMWL encoded by the coding sequence GTGATAGCGAGAGAATGGAAAGCAACTTGTCCTAAAGAGCATGAGGACGGATTCATAGGGTACCTTTACGAAACTGGAATCAAAGATACTTCAGACACAAAGGGTTTTGTAGGTGCACAAATTTTAAAGCGAGATTTGGGCAATAGTACGGAAATTACTTTGCTTACTTTTTGGGAAGATATTGAGTGTATTAAAGCCTTCTCTGGAGAAAATATTAGTATTGCAAGACTATACCCTGAAGATGAGAAATATAAACTAAACCCAGAGCGACATGTAAAGCACTATGAAGTCCGAGAGAATATGTGGCTATAA
- a CDS encoding VOC family protein: MIFNHISLGTNDVENASAFYDAVLSTLGISRSHTIDQVAVSYGEQFEFWVGLPLEGNGSSGNGTHVAFNAPSQDAVDTFYQVALQQGASCEGKPALRPEYGASYYAAYVRDLDGKKIEAVFT, from the coding sequence GTGATCTTCAATCATATTTCACTTGGAACTAATGATGTTGAGAATGCATCAGCTTTTTATGATGCAGTGCTATCGACATTAGGTATCAGCCGTAGTCACACAATCGATCAAGTAGCTGTGTCTTATGGCGAACAGTTTGAATTTTGGGTTGGACTCCCATTAGAAGGAAATGGAAGCAGTGGAAATGGTACTCACGTAGCATTCAATGCTCCGAGCCAAGACGCAGTAGACACATTTTATCAAGTCGCCTTGCAGCAAGGTGCGAGCTGTGAGGGTAAACCTGCGTTGAGGCCTGAATACGGTGCGTCATATTATGCGGCTTATGTCCGTGACCTTGATGGCAAAAAGATAGAAGCAGTCTTCACATAG